The sequence below is a genomic window from Mycobacterium heidelbergense.
GCCCGGCCGCCATGTGGTCGACCCGGGGGTCGGCGACGGCGGCGACCAGCAGGTGGTGTTTGGCCGACAACTGCGGCAGGACCGGCAGCAGGCCCTCGTCGAGCGCGGTCGCGTTGAGGTCGGTCAGCAGGACCACCAGCGACCGTCGTCGAGTGCGCCGCACGATGGCGGCAACCATTGCGCGCCAATCGGATTCGACCAGCGCCGGTTGCAGTGGGGCCATCGCGTCGACCAGCTGGGCGAGCAGGTGGGTGCGCGACGCGCCGAACACACCGGCCCGGCTGACCCGGTCGTGGGCGAGGAAGTCGACATGATCGCCGGCCCGCGACGCGAGGGCCGCCAGCAGCAGCGCGGCGTCCATCGACCAGTCCAGCCGGGGCCATCCCGCGGGATCGGTGGCGGTCGGGTCGACACCGACCCGACCGGCCGCCGTGCGCCCGGTGTCGAGGACGATCACCACCCGCCGGTCGCGTTCGGGTCGCCAGGTGCGCACGACGACGTCGGCGCGACGCGCGGTTGCGCGCCAGTCGATCGAGCGCACGTCGTCGCCGACGACATACTCACGCAGCGAATCGAATTCGGTTCCCTGCCCGCGGATCAGCGTCGGCAACAGGCCGTCGATCTCCCGCAGTTTGGCCAGCCGCGACGGCAAATGCTTGCGCGACAGGAACGGCGGCAGCACCCGGACCTGACCCGGCACCGGCCGCGAACCCTGCCGTCCGGCCAACCCCAGCGGCCCGATCGACCGGGCCGTGACCGCGGCCGCGCGCTGGTCGCCGCGGCGAACCGGTCGCAGGTGAGTCTGGACGTGTTGACGCTGCCCGGCGGCGATGTCGACGGCGTGAATGCGCGGCTCGGCGCGCGCGCTGGGCGGCCAGGCGTCCCGGATCTGACCGCGGAACCGGCGACGGCCGTCGTTGTGAATCAGCAGGCCCACGTCGACCTGCTGCGCGAGCCGCGCCGAGGCATCCGGCGACCGGATGTAGCGCAGCCCGCGGGTGCTGGCCGCCAGCCCGGCATCGGCGACCACCAGCGCGGACAGCAGCACCAGCAATACCACGAAAACCCAAGAGGGCCACGGCGATACCGCGATGGGCAGCGCGCAGATCAGCGCCACCAACCCGGTGCGCCCGGTCAAGATCATGCGCAGATCACTAGCGGGGCACCGGGACCGACGCCAGGATTCCGTCGAGCACCCCGTCGGGCGTGGCGCCTTCGAGCTCGGCTTCGGGACGCAGCATCACGCGGTGCCGCAGCGTCGGGCGGGCCATGGCCTTCACGTCGTCGGGGGTGACGTAGTTGCGGCCGGACAGCCACGCCCAGGACCGGGCCGTGCCCAGCAGCGCCGTCGCCCCGCGCGGTGACACGCCCAGCTGCAGCGCCGGCGAGGAGCGGGTCGCGCCGACGATGTCGACGATGTAGCCCAGCACCTCGTCGGCCACCAGTACCTGTTGCATCGCGTGCCGGCCGGCCGCGAGCTCGGCGGGCCCGGCCACCGGCTTGATCGCGGACAGGTCGCGGGGGTCGAAGCCGTGCGCGTGGCGGCCGAGGATGGCGATCTCGGAGTCGCGCGACGGCAGCGTCACGTTCAGCTTGAGCAGGAAGCGATCCAGTTGCGCTTCGGGCAATTGGTAGGTGCCCTCGTATTCGATCGGGTTCTGGGTCGCGGCGACGATGAACGGCTCCGGCAGCGGCCTGGGTTCGCCGTCCACGCTGACCTGACGCTCCTCCATCGCCTCCAGCAGCGCGGCCTGGGTTTTGGGTGGGGTGCGGTTGATCTCGTCGGCCAGCAGCAGGTTGGTGAACACCGGGCCCGGCCGGAACACGAACGCGGCGGTGCGCGCGTCGTACACCAGCGAGCCCGTGACGTCCCCGGGCATCAGGTCGGGGGTGAACTGCACCCGCTTGAACTCCAATTGCAATGCGGCGGCCAGCGCCCGGACCAGCAGCGTCTTCGCCACCCCCGGAACGCCTTCCAACAGCACGTGGCCGCGACACAGCAGCGCGATCACCAGGCCGCTGACGACCCCCTCCTGTCCGACGACGGCCTTGGCCAGTTCGGCGCGTAACGCCAGCAGCGCCTCTCGGGCGGCTTCAGCGGTGGGGGTCTGGGCGGGATCCGCTTGCGGGGCGGAGGGGGACTGTGTCACGGGTGGGTGACCTGCCTTTCGATCTCGTCGAGCGCACGGGCAAGTTGTAACAGGTCGTTGTCGGTCGCCGGCGGCGGGCCGAACAGATGGTAGGAAACGAATCCCGGGTCGGCCCCACTGCGTTGGGCCACGGTCATCACCACCGCGGGCGCGGGCGCGCCCGGGCCCAGGCCCAGTCGCGGCAGCAGCCGCTGCACCGTGGCCGTGCGCAATGCCGCGGCGGCGCGGTCACGGGCCCGGCGGGACCGGTAAAGCCGGCCGCGGCCCTCGACGGTCTCCGACGCGCGCACCACGACCGGCAACTCCTCGGCCACCAGCGGGCCGGGGCGCCGCACCTTCCACAGGGCAACCAGCAGCACGACGACGCACAGCTGCCAGATCAGCCACGTCACGTTCTCCGGGATCAAGTCGAAAACCGATGCCGAAGAGGATGTTTCGCCCTCGACGCGGTGGGGTGCGTACCAGATGAGGCGGGGCCGGTCGCCCGCGAGATTCATCGCCAGCGCGGCGTTGCCGGCCTGCAACAGGCCGCCGTTGGTCATGAAGTCGGTGCTGCCGACCGCCGTGACGGTCCGCCCGTCGGCCCGATACCGGATCAGCGCCCCGTCGTAGCAGCTGGTCATTGCCCGGCCGTCGGTGGCGTGGTAGGTGTCGCTGAGTCCGAATTGAACCGTCCCGGCGCGAGTGGCCTCTCGCAGGGCGCAATTCGGGCTGCTGTCGAAGGCGGCGGTGGCCTTCGCCTTGCGCACCTCCGGCATCAGCGCTTCGCGGATTCGCGCCGTCGGTTCCACCAGGAGCAGGTCGCCGGGGGCCTTGGCCAGCCGGTCGAGCAGCGCGGTGTCGGTGAGATATTGACTCTGCGCCACCAGGATCAGCGTGTCCGGCCGCGCCGCCCGTTCGACGTCGGCGATGCCGTCGGCCACGACGACCTCGACGCCGCCGTCACGCAACAGCGTCACCAACGCGTGGGCGCCGTCCGGGCCGGTCGATTCCGGGTCCATCCGGGCGCCAAGCCGCGGCGCCGTCAGGTAGGCGCCGATGCCGGCGATCACCGCGAGGACGACGACGGTGAGGGCCACCCAACGCCATGACCGCCAGCGCCGCGCCACGTCGGTGGCGGCTCGTGGGCGCGCTCCGGCGATGGCCATCACCGGACCTGCGCCCATGACTCGGTCGCGGCGGGCTGCCCCGCCGCCGGCGCTACGGCCAATGATCGTGACCGCAGGTGGTCGTCGAGGTCGGCGATCATCTGGTACGCGGCCCGGGTGCCGGGCCGCTCGCCGTAGGTGACGTCGTTGAAAGCCGTTGCCGCCTGCGCTAATTCGCCTCCGAGGTGGGGTAGCGTCGCGCCGGCGGCGGAGGCCAGTTCGTTGGCGGTGCGGCCGGGGGCCGGCTCCAGGACGACGGTCTCCTCGAGCTGGCGGGCGACGGCACGCAACCGGTGCCGAATCGCCGAAGCCCAATCGCCTTGCGCGGCATAGCTTTCGGCGGTGGCACGATGCTGCGCCGCGGTGAGCTGGGTGGCTTCGAACAACAGGTGGTCGCCGCCGCGGCGGGTGCGCATCGTGCGCCGCGCGACGTGGACGGCGACCACCACCGCGATCGCCAGCAGAATGAAAAGCACCGTGGCCGTCAACCATCCGCCCGGGATGGAGGCGGTCTTTTCCAGCAGCCAGTCCAGCTGTTCGTTGACCCAGTCGGCGAATTGTTGTGCCGCGGAACCCTTGGAATAGATCGGCTTGCTCAGCTCGCTCTGCGCGGCCTGGTGCGCGGCATCGCGGTCGATGTCGATGGAAGGCATTGTCGGCTGGTCCTCGCTCGGCTCTTACAACGGCCGGGTCAGCCAGAGGTTGTCGGTGGACGCGACCGCGTAGGGTCCACCGGCGGCGCCGCTCTGCAGCACCAGGTCGAACGCCTCGGCGCGCATTCGGCGGTCGGTGTAGAGCAGCACGATGACCCCGGCGTTGAACGGCGCGGTGATGATCTGGCCGATGGCCCCCCCGATGGACACGATCGCGGTGCTCAACAGCACGGCTCCGGTGGACGTCTGCCCGGCCAGCATTACCTGGCCGACGATGCTGAACGGCGCCGCGACGGCGTTGGCGACGACGGATGCCACCAAGAACGTCAGCGCCCGGATCCCCAACACCCGCCAGAAGCCGTTGCGGACCAGCGCGAAGGATCGGGTGATCGCGTCGATGACGGGCAGCCTCTCCAGGACGATCAGCACGGGCGCGAACAACACCACGGTGTACAGGTACACCGCCAACGCGATCACGACGAGCACCAGCGGGAAGCCCAAGAGGACCGCCGCCGCCGCATTGCCGACCGCCGCCAACGCCCCGACTATCACGGCCACCAGCCCGAACAGAGCCGCCACCACGGCGGCTTCCAGCAGCGCCAGCCCGAGCAGGGGCAGCAGCCGTCCGCGAATCTTGGCCCAGGTTTCGCCGATCGTGATCGGCGACCCGAAGACCGCCCGCCCGACGATGACGGTGAGCATGCCGGACAGCAGCATGCCACCGAGCCAGGTGACCAGCAGGCCTGCGGCCATGGACGCCATCCAGGTGACCACCACCCCGCCGCTCGGTTCGTCCGGCCGATCGGTCGTCAACCGGCCGAAGGCGGTCAGCGGGCCGACGGTCGCGATCAGCGAGAGGATCTGCATCAGCACGACCACCGTCGCGGTCAGCCCCAACGTCGCCCTGGGATTGGCCCGGATGTAGCCGACCGCGCCGTTGAAGATCTCGCTCAGGGTCAGGGGTCGCAACGGGATGATTCCGGGCTTGGCGGCGCCGGGCATCAACTGGGGCTGGCCGCGTGGCGCGCCATAGCCCGGCGGCGGCCCGTAGTTGGGTGGCGCGGCGTAGCCGGGCGGGGGACCGTACCCGTGCGGCGGGCCATACGCCGGGCCCGGACCGTAGCCGGGTGGCGGGCCGCCATAGCCGGGTGGCGGAGGGACCGGATAACCAGACGGCGGCGCGTTCACCGTGCGCAGCGGCCTTCACAACCGGCTTGGCAACCAGCTCTGCGGCCGGGCCCGTCGTTCGTCATGGGGTCCATCCTGTCGGCGGTCCGGGTATTTCTCAATCATGACCGGTGTACCGGCGCGTAGCGTCTCAAGCATGGCGGAACTCAAATCCCGGCTCCGGGCGGACCTGACCCACGCGATGAAGACCCAGGACAAGTTGCGAACCGCGACCCTGCGCATGGTGCTGGCCGCGATCCAGACCGAGGAGGTCTCCGGTAAGCAGGCGCGCGAGCTCTCCGACGACGAAATCGTCAAGGTGCTGGCCAGGGAGTCGCGCAAGCGCGGCGAGTCGGCCGAGATCTACACCCAAAACGGCCGCGGGGAGCTCGCCGCCAACGAGCACGCCGAGGCGCGCATCATCGACGAGTACCTGCCCACGCCGCTCACCGAGGCCGAGCTGGCCGACGTCGCCGACACCGCGATCGCCCAGGTCGCCGAGCAGCTCGGGGAACGGCCGGGCATGAAGCAGATGGGACTGGTGATGAAGGCCGCCACGGCGATCGCGGCCGGCAAGGCCGACGGCTCCCGCCTGTCGACGGCGGTCAAGGAGCGCCTGTAGTTTCGATCGCCCTATACCGCCGGGGAACCGGCGGCCGCGCGTGAGCCGCGGCGCCCGGCGGTTTGCGCTCCACCCACCGGGGTACGTACAAGGGTATGACGAATTTTGGCTACACCCTGATGACCGAGCAGAGTGGACCCAAAGACCTTGTGCGGTACGCGATTTCGGCCGAGGAGTGCGGGTTTGACTTCGAGGTGTGCAGCGACCACTTCTCGCCGTGGCTGGCGTCGCAGGGGCACGCGCCCAACGCGTGGGCGGTGCTGGGCGCGGTGGCACACGCCACCGAACGGGTGGACCTCTACACCTATGTGACGTGTCCCACGATGCGGTACCACCCCGCGATCGTCGCGCAGCAGGCCGCCACCGTGCAGATCCTGTCCGATGGCCGGTTCACCCTCGGGCTGGGCAGCGGTGAAAACCTCAACGAACACATCGTCGGCAGGGGTTGGCCGACCGCCGAGCGCCGGCAGGACATGCTGCGCGAAGCCATCAAGATCATCCGCGAGCTGTTCGGCGGCCAGCTGGTGAGCTGGCGCGGCGACTACTTCCAGGTGGACTCGGCGCGACTGTGGGACGTTCCCGACGTCCCGGTCGGCATCGCGGTGGCGATGGGAGGGACAAAGGCCATCGACCGGTTCGCGAAGCTGTCCGATCACCTGGTCGCGGTGGAGCCCAACGGGGAACTCGTCCGCGAGTGGCACGCCGCCCGCCAGGCCGCCAACCTCGCCGGGGGTGGACGGGTGGTTGGGCAGATACCGGTGTGCTGGGATCCCGACCGCGACGCCGCCGTCGCACGCGCGCACGACCAGTTCCGCTGGTTCGCCGGTGGCTGGAAGGTCAACGCCGACCTGCCGACGCCGGCCGGTTTCGCCGGCGCGACGCAGTTCGTGCGACCCGAAGACGTGGCCGACAGCATCCCCTGCGGCCCGGACCTGGACGCGATCGTCGAAGCAGTCCGGCCGTACTGGGAGGCCGGGTTCACCGACGTCGCGCTCGTCCAGATCGGCGGAGACGCGCAGGACCCGTTCCTCAAGGAGGCCGCCCAGCCTTTGCTGGGCGCCCTGCGCGACGCATCAAGCTGATTACACGGCAAGGGCGTCCACGCCAGCAGGCGCCACGCCACCGGAGACCGCAACCCAACGAAACCTCGACAAGGGGGCATCGGGATGTCAAATGAATTGCAAGGCAAAAAGATCGCCATCCTGGCGGCCGATGGCGTGGAAAGGGTCGAACTCGAGCGACCCCGCGCGGCGCTGCAGGAGGCCGGCGCCCGGGTCGAGGTGCTCTCGCTGAAGGCCGGCGAAATCCAGGCTCGCAACCACGATCTCGAGCCCGCCGGGGCTTTCGCCGTCGACCGGGCGGTGTCGGATGCATCGGTGGACGATTTCGACGGCTTGGTGCTGCCCGGCGGGACGGTGAACCCGGACAAGCTGCGTCTCGACGATTCCGCGGTTTCGTTCGTCCGCGACTTCGTCGCATCCGGCAAGCCCGTCGCCGCGATCTGTCATGGTCCCTGGACGTTGGTGGAGGCCGGCGTGGTGGTGGGCCGGACGCTGACCTCGTACCCGAGTATTCGCACGGACCTGCGCAACGCGGGCGCCCACGTGGTGGACGAGGAGGTCGTCGTCGACGGCAATCTCATCTCCAGTCGCTCGCCAGCGGACCTTCCGGCGTTTTGCGAGACGATCGTCAAGCAATTCGCTCCTGCCACTGCGGGATAGCCGCGGTCGGAGTCCGTTGTCGGCGCGTTTTAACCCGGCAGTTTGCGGGCATTACCTAGGCCGAGCCGTGATTGCCACGGCGATCCTTGCACAGGCTGACCGAAGGGCCCACGTTGACAACCACCTATCCAGAACCCGCCATCTCGGTTGCGCACAATGTGTATCAGCCGCAGGAAGATTCCCGATTGCTGGTCGACGCGATGCACCATACCGCGCTCATTGCGGGGCGACGGGTTCTCGACCTGTGTACGGGCAGCGGATTCGTCGCGATCGCCGCGGCCGAAATGGGGTGCGCCAGCGTCGCCGCCTACGACATCTGCCCACATGCCGTGCGGTGCTCCCGCGGCAATGCCGCCCTGGCCGGCGTGGAGGTCGATGTCCGGGAAGGGTCGTGGATGGGGGCTCTCGACTGGGCGCCGTTCGACGTGGTTGTGGCGAATCCGCCTTATGTCCCAACCCCGCCCGGCGACGCCGCCGAGCTGATTTGCCCGAGCGCGGGACCGTCGTGGGCCTGGAACGCCGGCCCCGATGGACGCCTGATCCTGGATCCGCTGTGCAACTCGGCGTCAAACCTGGTGCGCGACGGCGGATCCCTGTTGCTGGTGCATTCGGCAATTGCCGGCGTCGAACAATCACTGGACCGGCTAAGATCCGCGGGTATGGTCGCCAGCGTCGTTGCCGCCAAGTGGATTCCGTTTGGTCCCGTCATGTCGGCGCGGGCGAAGTGGTTGGAGGATACCGGCCGGATCCCCCGCGGGCGGCGGGAAGAGGAACTCGTCGTGATCCGGGCCGACAAGCCATGACCGCCACCCGGGTCCATGTCGTTCCCAACGGCCCCGTGCTGGTGTCCGGGCCGGTGCGCATCGAGACGCCCGGCGGCGACGTCGTCGAATCGGACCGGTTCATGGTGGCCATCTGTACCTGCCGGCGCAGCAAGCTTTATCCCTTGTGTGACACCAGCCATCGGCGATGCCGGGCCCTCCAAGAAGGAGCCGCGCCGGTGCCTGATGCCGGCTAATCCAGCGGCCTGCGTAACGACGTCCGGCCCCGGTTCCATGACTCCATGAGCGTGTCCGCCATGCGGTTTTCGACCGCCGCGTGTGCGCGCATCCCGAAAACGACATCGGCGTCCAGCTGCGGTTCCCGGGCCAGGAGATCGCCGACGACGTCGAGGCGCACCACGTGCTCGTGCACCGCGTCGGCTTCGACGTGCTCGCGGTAGAACGCGATGCAGGCCTCCGGTGCCTCCATCGTCTGCAGTGCCTGGACCATCCGTCGGGACCCCGGCGGCGAGGTGATCTCGGTCGACGCGAAGTGCCCGACCGCGGCCCCCCGTAACGACCGGTGCAGTCCGAACAGCGACATGAGGTTCACGGCCGCCAACGATTCGCCGGGGACGGCGTCGAGGTAACCGAGATACGTCGGATCCAGGCCGGCCGCCGCCAACAGGTCGGCGAAGAGTTGTTGGTGCAGCCGCGGGCCCTGCCCGGCGCCGTACTCGTCGAACTCGACGGCCACGAATGCCGCCTTGGCGGTGCCCATCAGGCGCGGAATCGCCCACGCGTGCGGATCGCCCTCCTTCAGGTGATACAGCGATCGGTGCGCGAAGTACTCACGCATGTGCTGCCAGCTTCCCGTGTCGCGCAAGTAATACGACGGGCCGGTACCGTCGGCCGGCTCGACGGAAATCGCTTCCATTTCGGCCGTCGACGTCTGGCCGGGGTCGATGGGACCGACGTCGCGCCGCACCCCCGCCAAAAAGACGCGTTCCAGTTCGGCGCGCAACTGCAGCAGCGCGGGATTCCACTCCCAGGCGGGATCGACGCCCGCAAAACCCCGGTAGTGCAGCTCATAGCACATGCTCAACGCCAGCTGGAGATCCAGCCCGTAGGGGTCGGAGTCGCGGACGGACGCGCCGATGCGCGCCAGGTGGTCGCGTGAGGGCGGTCCGGTCAATGCCCGATGGACCGCCGTCGACAGGGGCCCGTGTGCCGCCGGCAGGGCGGGTTCGGTCGTGATAGATGCGCGGGTCACGCCGATGACTACCCGCGAATCGGGCCCGGCAAACGGTGCCCGGGTCGTGGGGTCACGTCGCGCCGGTCGGTAGTTGGAATGCGATGCCGACCGCGGTGCCGGTGGGGGTGCTGTCGAGTTCCATTGCGTCACTGAGCGCCCGCATCAGCACCAGGCCTCGTCCGCTGTTGCCCGGGTCGGCGGCCGGAGTCTTCCAGGAACCGGAGTCGGTGACCCGCGCCCGGACTTCGCCGTCGGTGATTTCGGCTTCGAGCAGCATCGTCCCGACGGGGTGCCCGCGGTACGCGTGCTCGACGCAGTTGGTGCACGCCTCGTTGACGACCAGCACGATGTCCGCGGCCAGCTCATCCGGGACGTCGGCGGCCCGCAGCCACGCGGCCAGCCGATGCCTGATGATGGCCAATTGGTCTGCGGTGGCCTCGCTTTCGATCCGAAGCAGCGTCGGCTGGTGCCGGTAGATCACCATCGCGACGTCGTCGTCATACCCCGACGCCGGGGCCAGGGCGCGAACGACGGCGGCCGGTGCGGCGTCCAAGGGCAACGTCATCGTGTCCACCAAAGCGTCTGTGGCGCGGCCGATTCCGACGTCGATGGACTCGTACTTCCGCTCGACCAGGCCGTCGGTGAACAACATCAGCGCCGAGCCCGGCGGTAGCACCCGGGAGGCTTGGGGGCGCGGTTCGTCCCGGCGAACCGCGAGTGGCACGGATGCGGCATCGGTCAACATGGCCGTCTGCCCGGGTACGGGCCCGGCGAGCACGGCGGGCATGTGCCCGGCATTGCTGTACTCCATGAACCCGGTTTCGGTGTCCAGGATCGCCAGGAAGACCGTCGTGCAGTACGCATTCGGAATGAGCGACGCCGCCGAGTCGAGTTGCTCGAGCAGCAACGCCGGTTGGGCGCCGGTGATCATGAGCGCGCGGGCCGAGCTGCGCAGCTGACCCATGATCGCCGCCGCCGGCAGACCACGACCCACGCAGTCGCCGACGACGATGCCGATGCGGTTATCGCCGATCGGCAGCACGTCATACCAGTCGCCGCCGATCTCCAACGGTGGGACCGCGGGTTCGTAGCACACGGCAAAACCCGGCGGTGGCTGCACCGGTGGCAGCATCGCGCGCTGCAAGGTCAGCGACGTCTCCCGGGCGCTCTCGAACTGGCGCACGTGCTGCATGGCCAGACTGAGGTGCCCGATGAGCACCGTTACCAGGAGCCGATCCTCCGCGCTGACCCAGCGGGGGGAGCGAAACTCCAACCACAGCGCGAGGTCCCCGCTGCCGGAGAGCACCCCGACCAATCCCTGTGCCTTGCCGGGGTTGTCGGGTCGGTCGACCGTCTTGGCCGTCAGCGGCAGCTGGTGGCGCGCGTCCTGTAATGTGCGCCGAAGCCACGGATCCAGTCTGCGCCAAGATGATTCGGAAGGTTCGCCGGCCACCTGGACGGTCGGCTCACCCTCGCCGCTGGGCCACGAAACGGCGATCACGCGTTGGACGTCGATCGCCGTCCGACACTCCTCGAGGGTGATCGACAGCAGCTCGGCCACGCTCTTGGCGACCGCCACGGCCGTGGCCAGGCGCAGGACCGCGCTTTCCCGGGCCGCGAACGCGCGTTCGGCGGTGACGTCCCGGAGCGTTCCCACGTAGACGTCCCGGTCGTTGCCGGTTTCCTTGACCGCGTTGATGCTCACCATCACCCAAGCGAGGTGGCCGTCCCGA
It includes:
- a CDS encoding DUF58 domain-containing protein; its protein translation is MILTGRTGLVALICALPIAVSPWPSWVFVVLLVLLSALVVADAGLAASTRGLRYIRSPDASARLAQQVDVGLLIHNDGRRRFRGQIRDAWPPSARAEPRIHAVDIAAGQRQHVQTHLRPVRRGDQRAAAVTARSIGPLGLAGRQGSRPVPGQVRVLPPFLSRKHLPSRLAKLREIDGLLPTLIRGQGTEFDSLREYVVGDDVRSIDWRATARRADVVVRTWRPERDRRVVIVLDTGRTAAGRVGVDPTATDPAGWPRLDWSMDAALLLAALASRAGDHVDFLAHDRVSRAGVFGASRTHLLAQLVDAMAPLQPALVESDWRAMVAAIVRRTRRRSLVVLLTDLNATALDEGLLPVLPQLSAKHHLLVAAVADPRVDHMAAGRTDAAAVYDAAAAERSRNDRAAIATRLRRGGVEVVDALPAELAPALADSYLAMKATGRL
- a CDS encoding AAA family ATPase, translating into MRFLPSVRPAAGDRQRPVTTCPCARRDRKAGHPPVTQSPSAPQADPAQTPTAEAAREALLALRAELAKAVVGQEGVVSGLVIALLCRGHVLLEGVPGVAKTLLVRALAAALQLEFKRVQFTPDLMPGDVTGSLVYDARTAAFVFRPGPVFTNLLLADEINRTPPKTQAALLEAMEERQVSVDGEPRPLPEPFIVAATQNPIEYEGTYQLPEAQLDRFLLKLNVTLPSRDSEIAILGRHAHGFDPRDLSAIKPVAGPAELAAGRHAMQQVLVADEVLGYIVDIVGATRSSPALQLGVSPRGATALLGTARSWAWLSGRNYVTPDDVKAMARPTLRHRVMLRPEAELEGATPDGVLDGILASVPVPR
- a CDS encoding DUF4350 domain-containing protein, whose amino-acid sequence is MAIAGARPRAATDVARRWRSWRWVALTVVVLAVIAGIGAYLTAPRLGARMDPESTGPDGAHALVTLLRDGGVEVVVADGIADVERAARPDTLILVAQSQYLTDTALLDRLAKAPGDLLLVEPTARIREALMPEVRKAKATAAFDSSPNCALREATRAGTVQFGLSDTYHATDGRAMTSCYDGALIRYRADGRTVTAVGSTDFMTNGGLLQAGNAALAMNLAGDRPRLIWYAPHRVEGETSSSASVFDLIPENVTWLIWQLCVVVLLVALWKVRRPGPLVAEELPVVVRASETVEGRGRLYRSRRARDRAAAALRTATVQRLLPRLGLGPGAPAPAVVMTVAQRSGADPGFVSYHLFGPPPATDNDLLQLARALDEIERQVTHP
- a CDS encoding DUF4129 domain-containing protein, producing the protein MPSIDIDRDAAHQAAQSELSKPIYSKGSAAQQFADWVNEQLDWLLEKTASIPGGWLTATVLFILLAIAVVVAVHVARRTMRTRRGGDHLLFEATQLTAAQHRATAESYAAQGDWASAIRHRLRAVARQLEETVVLEPAPGRTANELASAAGATLPHLGGELAQAATAFNDVTYGERPGTRAAYQMIADLDDHLRSRSLAVAPAAGQPAATESWAQVR
- a CDS encoding GatB/YqeY domain-containing protein encodes the protein MAELKSRLRADLTHAMKTQDKLRTATLRMVLAAIQTEEVSGKQARELSDDEIVKVLARESRKRGESAEIYTQNGRGELAANEHAEARIIDEYLPTPLTEAELADVADTAIAQVAEQLGERPGMKQMGLVMKAATAIAAGKADGSRLSTAVKERL
- a CDS encoding LLM class F420-dependent oxidoreductase, whose amino-acid sequence is MTNFGYTLMTEQSGPKDLVRYAISAEECGFDFEVCSDHFSPWLASQGHAPNAWAVLGAVAHATERVDLYTYVTCPTMRYHPAIVAQQAATVQILSDGRFTLGLGSGENLNEHIVGRGWPTAERRQDMLREAIKIIRELFGGQLVSWRGDYFQVDSARLWDVPDVPVGIAVAMGGTKAIDRFAKLSDHLVAVEPNGELVREWHAARQAANLAGGGRVVGQIPVCWDPDRDAAVARAHDQFRWFAGGWKVNADLPTPAGFAGATQFVRPEDVADSIPCGPDLDAIVEAVRPYWEAGFTDVALVQIGGDAQDPFLKEAAQPLLGALRDASS
- a CDS encoding type 1 glutamine amidotransferase domain-containing protein, with protein sequence MSNELQGKKIAILAADGVERVELERPRAALQEAGARVEVLSLKAGEIQARNHDLEPAGAFAVDRAVSDASVDDFDGLVLPGGTVNPDKLRLDDSAVSFVRDFVASGKPVAAICHGPWTLVEAGVVVGRTLTSYPSIRTDLRNAGAHVVDEEVVVDGNLISSRSPADLPAFCETIVKQFAPATAG
- a CDS encoding HemK2/MTQ2 family protein methyltransferase, whose amino-acid sequence is MTTTYPEPAISVAHNVYQPQEDSRLLVDAMHHTALIAGRRVLDLCTGSGFVAIAAAEMGCASVAAYDICPHAVRCSRGNAALAGVEVDVREGSWMGALDWAPFDVVVANPPYVPTPPGDAAELICPSAGPSWAWNAGPDGRLILDPLCNSASNLVRDGGSLLLVHSAIAGVEQSLDRLRSAGMVASVVAAKWIPFGPVMSARAKWLEDTGRIPRGRREEELVVIRADKP
- a CDS encoding CDGSH iron-sulfur domain-containing protein; the encoded protein is MTATRVHVVPNGPVLVSGPVRIETPGGDVVESDRFMVAICTCRRSKLYPLCDTSHRRCRALQEGAAPVPDAG
- a CDS encoding iron-containing redox enzyme family protein: MTRASITTEPALPAAHGPLSTAVHRALTGPPSRDHLARIGASVRDSDPYGLDLQLALSMCYELHYRGFAGVDPAWEWNPALLQLRAELERVFLAGVRRDVGPIDPGQTSTAEMEAISVEPADGTGPSYYLRDTGSWQHMREYFAHRSLYHLKEGDPHAWAIPRLMGTAKAAFVAVEFDEYGAGQGPRLHQQLFADLLAAAGLDPTYLGYLDAVPGESLAAVNLMSLFGLHRSLRGAAVGHFASTEITSPPGSRRMVQALQTMEAPEACIAFYREHVEADAVHEHVVRLDVVGDLLAREPQLDADVVFGMRAHAAVENRMADTLMESWNRGRTSLRRPLD
- a CDS encoding SpoIIE family protein phosphatase; the encoded protein is MSGVDDFRAHYFAALRAHLDARDEDTLAVGYELGRRALQEQISMLDIVEHHFQLVQGLAEDIGVDRPTALEFLLQTLAPLDVATRGFLDGTRRFAEERARAEGLADRDKFRTALVNSLQEGFFVADHEGTVIEMNNAFIEILGYPAEGLPYRWPHPWLVDKKRAREQQSIVSSIGSAEYETPIRHRDGHLAWVMVSINAVKETGNDRDVYVGTLRDVTAERAFAARESAVLRLATAVAVAKSVAELLSITLEECRTAIDVQRVIAVSWPSGEGEPTVQVAGEPSESSWRRLDPWLRRTLQDARHQLPLTAKTVDRPDNPGKAQGLVGVLSGSGDLALWLEFRSPRWVSAEDRLLVTVLIGHLSLAMQHVRQFESARETSLTLQRAMLPPVQPPPGFAVCYEPAVPPLEIGGDWYDVLPIGDNRIGIVVGDCVGRGLPAAAIMGQLRSSARALMITGAQPALLLEQLDSAASLIPNAYCTTVFLAILDTETGFMEYSNAGHMPAVLAGPVPGQTAMLTDAASVPLAVRRDEPRPQASRVLPPGSALMLFTDGLVERKYESIDVGIGRATDALVDTMTLPLDAAPAAVVRALAPASGYDDDVAMVIYRHQPTLLRIESEATADQLAIIRHRLAAWLRAADVPDELAADIVLVVNEACTNCVEHAYRGHPVGTMLLEAEITDGEVRARVTDSGSWKTPAADPGNSGRGLVLMRALSDAMELDSTPTGTAVGIAFQLPTGAT